In the genome of Acidobacteriota bacterium, one region contains:
- a CDS encoding PDZ domain-containing protein, whose amino-acid sequence MLHAINGISNGFSPTKLIAFLLIFLFPMLAVAAAKAKTFESCVAPSYFGACNPYVPGVIGSAISKKGFAVYTTWPGGPAEKGGICAGDIIVGFNGISASTLDNDQILKQMVSTSPGPVTLTVQRAKEKKQVRLDRAKETALISLSKQRYTKFVGFGSQLMMVPEDESNNQIRALEAYEKRLARHYGYKVVEGFEPVPTPTPKSAIRELRQLWSGMGPRTPVMNVGIGGFRYSIGAYLMALKDPEQALISIVLPNSPAYHAGLLPGDQVLEINGDALSGLGVNEFRSLFRKTDAPSIITLKVKRGDSVTTVKVMPETSEELEQSNPTSYLPFYAGRQDNHSFFVGAHVFFDATNGRAMVSRVDYPSPAFDAGLHPGDLILSINNSPSRQLTRAKISALLLPADRAPIDLHIKRLGKQLSFKITPATHAEELAGIGRKMTKHGPAAESCPG is encoded by the coding sequence ATGCTCCATGCGATTAATGGTATTTCAAACGGTTTCAGCCCAACAAAATTGATCGCTTTTTTGCTCATATTTTTGTTCCCGATGTTAGCTGTTGCGGCCGCCAAAGCGAAGACCTTCGAGTCCTGTGTCGCTCCCAGCTATTTTGGAGCTTGCAATCCTTACGTACCAGGCGTCATCGGGAGCGCAATCAGCAAAAAAGGCTTCGCTGTCTATACCACCTGGCCGGGGGGGCCGGCCGAAAAAGGCGGCATCTGCGCCGGCGATATTATTGTGGGATTCAACGGAATTTCGGCCTCCACGCTCGATAACGACCAGATTCTGAAACAAATGGTATCCACCTCACCCGGCCCCGTGACTCTCACCGTTCAGCGGGCAAAGGAAAAAAAGCAGGTCAGGCTTGACCGCGCAAAAGAAACCGCACTCATTAGTCTCAGCAAACAGAGGTACACGAAATTCGTAGGTTTTGGTTCGCAGTTGATGATGGTCCCCGAAGACGAAAGCAACAACCAAATCAGGGCCCTGGAGGCTTATGAAAAGCGCCTTGCCCGTCACTACGGTTACAAGGTGGTGGAAGGTTTCGAACCAGTACCAACACCGACTCCTAAGAGCGCAATTCGCGAACTTCGCCAACTGTGGTCAGGAATGGGGCCGCGAACACCAGTCATGAATGTTGGGATCGGGGGCTTCAGGTATTCGATCGGAGCTTACCTAATGGCATTAAAGGATCCTGAACAGGCGCTTATTTCAATTGTTTTACCCAATTCTCCTGCCTACCACGCGGGGCTGCTACCAGGAGATCAGGTGCTCGAAATCAACGGTGATGCTCTTTCCGGCCTGGGAGTAAACGAATTCAGATCGCTGTTCAGAAAGACGGATGCGCCATCCATAATTACCCTCAAGGTGAAACGCGGTGACTCAGTTACGACAGTTAAGGTGATGCCTGAAACTTCAGAGGAGTTGGAGCAATCTAACCCCACGAGCTACCTTCCTTTTTACGCAGGCAGGCAGGACAACCACTCGTTTTTCGTCGGTGCGCATGTTTTCTTCGATGCCACCAATGGTAGGGCTATGGTGAGTCGTGTGGACTATCCGTCACCCGCTTTTGATGCCGGCCTGCATCCAGGTGATTTGATACTCAGTATCAACAACTCCCCATCCAGGCAACTCACCCGCGCGAAGATCAGCGCTCTCCTTTTGCCAGCGGACCGGGCCCCGATTGACCTGCATATCAAACGCCTGGGCAAGCAACTAAGCTTCAAGATTACTCCTGCCACACATGCAGAAGAACTGGCGGGGATTGGAAGGAAGATGACCAAACACGGGCCTGCCGCAGAAAGTTGCCCTGGGTAG
- a CDS encoding transcription elongation factor GreA, translating into MHSSIVQKLQQEIQALEHELNHELPQELKKARAHGDLSENAEYIMAKQRQDYVGARLAQLKKRMADLSLVNVNNIPKDRIAFGSQVVLYDIDRDVEINYRLVTSEESDVSKGWISTTSPIGHSLMGKKAGDEITVRTPNGVREFEIRSVLTIHEQN; encoded by the coding sequence ATGCATTCATCAATCGTTCAGAAATTACAGCAGGAAATTCAAGCTTTGGAGCACGAACTCAACCACGAGCTGCCTCAGGAATTGAAAAAGGCCCGTGCGCATGGCGATCTCAGTGAGAACGCCGAGTATATCATGGCCAAACAGCGGCAGGACTATGTAGGCGCGCGGCTAGCCCAGCTCAAGAAACGCATGGCCGACCTTTCACTGGTCAATGTCAATAACATTCCAAAGGACCGGATTGCCTTTGGCTCTCAGGTCGTTCTATATGACATTGACCGGGATGTCGAGATCAATTACCGGCTGGTCACAAGCGAGGAATCCGACGTCAGCAAGGGGTGGATTTCCACGACCTCTCCCATCGGCCACAGCCTGATGGGCAAGAAGGCTGGTGACGAAATCACTGTGAGAACGCCAAACGGGGTTCGCGAGTTCGAGATCCGTTCGGTCCTAACCATCCACGAACAGAATTAA
- a CDS encoding PEGA domain-containing protein — protein sequence MKLSTKQVKALLPCLLLLAPLFSGGRLQAKNQVLGQIQFDAANKAAKSSGVWVDGQYIGYLKELKGSKKILLLPGKHQIEVRQSGYQTITREVDVLPGQKQIVAVAMQKDLTARYGIQTAEVKISGRPERAAVFVDQQFVGHIDQFNGLGQGMLLTPGKHEIKVSLPGYQTFDTQVTLVPHQKLRLKTNLLPVDALGHTASR from the coding sequence GTGAAGCTTTCAACAAAACAGGTTAAAGCTTTGCTCCCTTGCCTGCTGCTCCTTGCCCCGCTGTTTTCTGGCGGGCGACTTCAGGCAAAGAACCAGGTGTTGGGGCAAATCCAATTTGACGCTGCGAACAAGGCGGCCAAGAGTTCCGGCGTGTGGGTTGACGGCCAGTATATCGGCTACCTGAAAGAGCTGAAAGGATCAAAGAAAATCCTGCTCCTTCCGGGGAAACATCAGATCGAAGTCCGCCAGTCCGGCTACCAGACGATTACGCGGGAAGTCGACGTGTTGCCAGGCCAAAAACAGATCGTCGCGGTTGCGATGCAGAAGGACCTCACCGCCCGCTACGGGATCCAGACAGCCGAGGTAAAAATCTCCGGACGGCCGGAACGCGCCGCGGTGTTTGTGGACCAGCAGTTTGTGGGACACATTGACCAGTTCAATGGGCTCGGCCAGGGAATGCTGCTGACGCCTGGAAAACACGAAATCAAAGTCTCGCTGCCCGGCTACCAGACGTTTGATACGCAAGTAACTCTGGTTCCCCACCAGAAGCTGAGGCTCAAAACCAACCTCCTGCCGGTGGATGCTCTCGGGCACACGGCCAGCCGCTGA
- a CDS encoding SAM-dependent methyltransferase: MASSFINNNLHQAKSDQSQPSVDAFFRARSGYWRDVYQEDNNSFLPSYFRERRSLVLALIDRLGLPERANILEVGCGAGLTAIAMAKRGYAVDAVDTVEAMLDLTRQAARDAGVDGLVKTILGSVIETNLPPQRFELAAAAGVLPWLDHPAEALREINRVLKPSGHVVLTAANRWCLNRMTDPVRLPGLREARQKVEDALKKRNLLTLSQPRFHEHSIRQIDELLLRTGFRKVHGMTIGFGPFTFFNQRLLSDRLGIKVHRRLQALADRQFPGLRSGGIEYVVVAAKPA, encoded by the coding sequence ATGGCGAGTAGTTTTATTAACAATAACCTGCACCAGGCGAAATCTGACCAATCCCAGCCTTCAGTGGACGCCTTTTTCCGCGCTCGCTCAGGTTATTGGCGCGATGTCTATCAAGAGGACAACAATAGTTTCCTTCCTTCTTACTTTCGTGAGCGCCGGTCTTTAGTGCTTGCGTTGATTGACCGGCTCGGACTGCCTGAACGGGCTAACATCCTGGAGGTTGGCTGTGGGGCCGGGCTCACTGCAATCGCAATGGCGAAACGCGGATATGCCGTTGATGCCGTCGATACGGTGGAGGCTATGCTTGACCTCACGCGCCAGGCTGCACGGGATGCCGGGGTTGATGGCCTGGTTAAAACAATCCTGGGCAGCGTCATTGAGACAAACCTCCCGCCACAACGCTTCGAGCTGGCCGCGGCCGCAGGTGTTTTGCCCTGGCTTGACCACCCCGCGGAAGCATTGCGGGAGATAAACCGGGTCCTTAAGCCTAGCGGCCATGTGGTCCTGACCGCAGCCAACCGATGGTGCCTCAATCGAATGACCGATCCAGTGCGTTTACCGGGTCTGAGAGAGGCCCGGCAGAAGGTAGAGGACGCGCTGAAAAAGCGCAATCTTTTAACTCTCTCGCAGCCCCGTTTTCACGAACATTCGATAAGGCAGATTGATGAACTTCTCCTGCGAACTGGCTTTCGGAAAGTGCATGGCATGACCATTGGATTCGGCCCCTTCACATTTTTTAACCAAAGGCTCCTATCGGACCGTCTCGGCATTAAGGTGCATCGTAGACTCCAGGCGCTTGCAGACAGGCAATTCCCGGGGCTCCGATCAGGTGGCATCGAGTACGTTGTTGTGGCGGCAAAGCCAGCCTGA
- a CDS encoding addiction module toxin, HicA family: MSGTRFSPNRENPRDLSGEALVKALSRSWGYHVVHQEGSHIVLETAEPSHQRIVVPAHRQLRIGTLSTILRLVARHKGVERDAILRSFE, encoded by the coding sequence ATGTCCGGGACGAGGTTCTCGCCTAATCGTGAAAACCCACGCGACCTGAGCGGCGAAGCATTGGTCAAGGCGCTTAGCCGTAGCTGGGGCTACCACGTCGTCCACCAGGAAGGCAGCCACATCGTTCTTGAAACCGCCGAGCCATCTCATCAACGCATCGTCGTTCCGGCCCACCGCCAACTTCGTATCGGCACGCTGAGCACGATTTTGCGGCTGGTGGCGCGCCATAAGGGCGTCGAACGAGATGCCATCCTGCGCTCGTTCGAATGA
- a CDS encoding RtcB family protein: MLTDALIYADEHLLEDLLKDLSLEQAINVAMLPGIVGRSLAMPDIHQGYGFPIGGVAATDPNEGGVVSPGGVGFDINCGVRLLASTLTIEDVRPKIRELVNQLFRDIPSGAGRKGSVQLSYQDLERVMVEGAGWMARNGYGEPADLEHCEENGAIDGADPAAVGDRPRQRGLAQVGTLGSGNHFLEVQYVERVFEPEIAQRLGLYENEVVVLVHSGSRGFGHQVCTDYLRDMDAAMRRYKLALPDRQLACVPVTSSEGQAYLGAMRAAANFAWANRQGITHFTREAFRRIFGQKEMLRVVYDVCHNIAKLERHRVNGRDRQVLVHRKGATRAFPAGRPEVPAAYKDIGQPVLIPGSMGTASYVLVGAKGSLEETFGTTCHGAGRLMSRTAAKKSSYAANARQRLEEQGIIVRSETRDGISEEIPEAYKDVDAVINVVHNAGLSKRVARLKPMGVIKG; the protein is encoded by the coding sequence ATGCTGACCGACGCTCTGATCTATGCAGACGAACATCTGCTGGAAGACCTGCTGAAAGACCTGTCGCTTGAGCAGGCCATAAACGTCGCGATGCTGCCCGGCATTGTGGGCCGGTCGCTCGCCATGCCTGACATCCATCAGGGCTACGGATTTCCAATTGGCGGCGTGGCAGCCACCGACCCCAATGAAGGTGGCGTGGTGTCGCCGGGCGGCGTGGGCTTTGACATCAACTGCGGCGTGCGCCTGCTGGCCAGCACGCTTACGATAGAGGATGTGCGGCCGAAAATCCGCGAGCTGGTGAATCAGCTTTTCCGCGATATTCCTTCGGGCGCGGGCCGCAAAGGTTCCGTCCAGCTTTCTTATCAGGACCTGGAGCGAGTGATGGTGGAGGGAGCCGGCTGGATGGCCCGGAACGGATACGGAGAGCCCGCCGATCTGGAACACTGCGAGGAGAACGGAGCCATCGATGGCGCCGATCCTGCGGCCGTGGGTGACAGGCCCCGACAGCGCGGCCTTGCGCAGGTGGGCACGCTCGGGTCCGGCAATCACTTCCTGGAAGTGCAATACGTGGAGCGCGTCTTTGAGCCGGAAATCGCCCAGCGGTTAGGACTTTATGAAAATGAGGTCGTGGTGCTGGTCCACTCCGGCTCGCGCGGCTTCGGACACCAGGTCTGTACGGATTACTTGCGTGACATGGACGCGGCCATGCGCCGCTATAAGCTCGCACTGCCGGACCGCCAGCTTGCCTGCGTGCCTGTCACTTCGTCCGAGGGCCAGGCGTATCTGGGGGCCATGCGCGCCGCGGCCAACTTTGCCTGGGCCAACCGCCAGGGCATTACGCATTTCACCCGCGAAGCCTTCAGGCGCATCTTCGGGCAAAAGGAAATGCTGCGCGTGGTCTATGACGTCTGCCACAACATTGCCAAGCTGGAACGGCATCGCGTGAATGGGCGCGACCGCCAGGTGCTGGTGCATCGCAAGGGAGCGACGCGCGCGTTCCCGGCGGGCCGGCCGGAAGTTCCCGCAGCCTACAAGGACATCGGCCAGCCGGTGCTGATTCCGGGCTCGATGGGCACGGCATCGTACGTTCTGGTGGGAGCGAAAGGCTCGCTCGAAGAAACTTTTGGGACCACCTGCCACGGCGCCGGGCGCCTGATGAGCCGCACCGCCGCCAAAAAATCTTCCTACGCCGCGAATGCCAGGCAGCGCCTGGAAGAGCAGGGAATTATTGTGCGCTCGGAAACGCGCGACGGCATCTCAGAGGAAATTCCGGAAGCCTATAAAGACGTGGACGCCGTCATCAACGTGGTCCACAACGCCGGGCTCTCCAAACGCGTCGCACGCCTGAAACCGATGGGGGTGATCAAAGGGTGA
- a CDS encoding alcohol dehydrogenase, with protein MKAIAIIPGTREVRIVDRPEPELSTPDEIKLRVLLVGICGTDREEVSGGRADAPPGQKDLVIGHEMFGQVVEAGSQVQSLRPGDFGCFTVRRGCGRCSACLNNRSDMCSTGDYTERGIRQRDGYETELVVDQSQYFVRVPSEQAALGVLSEPTSVAEKAIDEALSVQAARIPGLADPRKWLEGRQVLVAGMGPIGLLAAVALRLRGAEVLGMDVVDADTLRPRILQQLGGKYVDGRQTKPSALDSVYGQIDMIFEATGIARVEFDLLGALGINGVYVLTGIPGGDRPVQIDGAALMRQLVLRNQVMIGSVNASRKHFEMAVEDLGKAYKTWRKTMEQIITHVVPCPDFAEVLEKHPDNEIKAVVEWSKPS; from the coding sequence ATGAAAGCTATCGCGATTATACCCGGAACCAGGGAAGTCCGTATCGTTGACCGGCCTGAACCTGAACTAAGCACTCCCGATGAAATCAAGTTGAGAGTGTTGCTGGTGGGAATTTGCGGGACCGATCGCGAGGAGGTATCCGGTGGCCGGGCCGACGCGCCGCCAGGGCAGAAGGACCTTGTGATCGGGCACGAAATGTTTGGGCAGGTGGTGGAAGCAGGCAGCCAGGTGCAGTCGCTCCGGCCGGGCGACTTCGGATGTTTTACTGTCCGGCGAGGCTGCGGCCGCTGCTCCGCCTGCCTGAATAACCGCAGTGACATGTGCTCAACCGGCGACTACACAGAACGCGGCATCAGGCAGCGGGATGGGTACGAAACCGAGCTGGTGGTTGACCAGTCGCAATACTTTGTCAGAGTTCCCAGTGAACAAGCGGCATTGGGAGTCCTTTCAGAACCCACATCCGTTGCCGAAAAGGCTATCGACGAGGCGCTCTCAGTGCAGGCGGCCAGGATCCCGGGCCTCGCAGACCCACGGAAATGGCTGGAAGGCAGGCAGGTTCTGGTGGCCGGGATGGGGCCAATCGGACTGCTGGCCGCCGTGGCGCTCAGGCTCCGGGGCGCCGAAGTGCTGGGGATGGATGTCGTTGACGCGGACACTCTGCGGCCTCGGATCCTTCAACAACTGGGTGGTAAATACGTTGATGGACGCCAGACCAAGCCCTCGGCATTGGACAGCGTCTACGGACAGATCGACATGATCTTCGAAGCTACCGGGATTGCCCGGGTGGAGTTTGACTTGCTCGGCGCCCTGGGCATCAATGGAGTTTACGTTTTGACAGGAATTCCGGGCGGAGACCGCCCCGTACAAATCGATGGCGCTGCCCTGATGCGCCAGCTTGTGCTCCGCAACCAGGTCATGATCGGGAGCGTAAACGCCAGCAGGAAGCATTTTGAAATGGCCGTGGAAGATCTCGGGAAAGCTTATAAGACCTGGAGAAAGACGATGGAGCAGATCATTACCCATGTCGTCCCCTGCCCGGACTTCGCTGAAGTGCTTGAAAAGCATCCCGATAATGAAATCAAGGCCGTGGTGGAATGGAGTAAACCGAGTTGA
- the bfr gene encoding bacterioferritin codes for MKGKASVIDALQKALSEELMAISQYFLHGEMQSNWGYKRLYAEIKKQAIGEMKHAEVLIERIIFLEGLPNLNDFPKLRIGKNVQQQLQNDLNLEREAVEEYNKYVALARKEGDNTSADLFEVLLKDEEEHVDFLEAQLDLIEQLGLQNYLAQQLHG; via the coding sequence ATGAAGGGAAAAGCATCTGTTATCGACGCTCTCCAAAAAGCTTTGAGCGAAGAGTTGATGGCCATCAGCCAGTACTTTCTCCACGGTGAGATGCAGAGCAACTGGGGATACAAGCGGCTCTATGCCGAAATCAAAAAACAGGCGATCGGTGAAATGAAGCACGCCGAGGTCCTCATTGAACGCATCATTTTCCTGGAAGGGCTTCCCAACCTGAATGACTTCCCGAAACTCAGGATCGGGAAAAACGTCCAGCAGCAGCTCCAGAACGACCTGAACCTGGAACGAGAAGCCGTTGAGGAGTACAACAAGTACGTCGCCCTGGCCCGCAAGGAAGGCGATAACACCTCAGCCGACCTCTTCGAGGTTCTCCTTAAAGACGAGGAAGAGCACGTTGATTTCCTCGAAGCCCAGCTCGACTTGATCGAACAATTGGGCCTGCAAAACTACCTCGCCCAGCAATTGCACGGCTGA
- a CDS encoding 2-phospho-L-lactate guanylyltransferase, translating into MDELVFEVTQEGDGGFVAECLTESIVTQADDWDTLRRNVKEAVTAFYFDQPAQPARIRLHHVRDEVLA; encoded by the coding sequence ATGGACGAGCTAGTGTTTGAAGTGACCCAGGAGGGCGACGGCGGCTTTGTGGCCGAGTGCCTGACCGAAAGTATCGTCACGCAAGCCGATGACTGGGACACACTTCGCAGGAACGTCAAGGAAGCAGTGACCGCCTTTTATTTCGACCAACCTGCCCAGCCCGCCCGAATCCGCCTCCATCATGTCCGGGACGAGGTTCTCGCCTAA
- a CDS encoding PspC domain-containing protein produces MFCPKCGKEYSQAVNFCSQCGTEMHPHVKSARKLMRSRTDEKIAGVCGGFAEYLELDSTLVRLIWLALLFLGGWGLIAYIVAWIVMPLEPEPTKASSPAPAVATAS; encoded by the coding sequence ATGTTTTGCCCAAAGTGCGGAAAAGAATATTCCCAGGCAGTCAATTTCTGCTCTCAGTGCGGCACTGAAATGCATCCGCATGTAAAATCGGCAAGGAAACTCATGCGTTCGCGCACAGACGAAAAGATTGCAGGAGTCTGCGGCGGGTTCGCGGAGTACCTGGAACTTGACTCGACACTGGTTCGCCTGATCTGGCTGGCTCTGTTGTTCCTTGGCGGATGGGGCCTTATCGCCTATATCGTTGCGTGGATTGTCATGCCGCTGGAGCCTGAGCCAACAAAGGCCAGCTCTCCGGCGCCAGCCGTCGCCACGGCATCGTAG
- a CDS encoding peptidase M48, with the protein MLSIKRFRIAFFGMAAFLVFGMITVFADTAAVRPCSDARNKMDDVYCIGQRNVAHHSIISEQKEVAIGQKYAEEINRTAKLVKDPVVTEYVNRVEQNIARSSDAKIPITVRVIDSPEINAFTLPGGFIYVNTGLLHAAGGEAQLAGVLAHETAHVACRHWASDATKQTLLQYAMIPLIFTPMSYPVYIGISEGLNLGIPLAFLKFSRGDEQQADFLGLQYMWKAGYDPDAYLAMFAKIIQQGRSTPGSVAGVFMDHPPTQERIINAEKEIKTILPERSEYLLSDSEFQSVQERLNDFLGRTKKIESTSNKPTLEKREPKSGQPGDTSRGQTSADDKPPVLKRRD; encoded by the coding sequence ATGTTATCCATAAAAAGATTTCGCATTGCATTTTTCGGTATGGCAGCTTTCCTTGTGTTCGGAATGATTACGGTATTCGCGGACACTGCGGCTGTGAGGCCCTGTTCGGATGCCAGAAATAAAATGGACGACGTCTATTGCATCGGGCAGAGAAATGTCGCTCATCACAGCATCATCTCCGAACAGAAAGAGGTTGCAATCGGTCAGAAGTACGCTGAAGAAATTAACCGCACCGCCAAGCTTGTAAAAGATCCTGTCGTCACGGAGTACGTAAACCGGGTAGAGCAAAACATTGCTCGAAGCTCCGATGCCAAGATTCCCATAACCGTAAGGGTCATAGACTCACCGGAAATTAACGCGTTTACTCTGCCCGGAGGGTTCATTTACGTCAACACCGGGCTGCTGCATGCGGCAGGAGGTGAAGCACAGCTGGCGGGCGTACTGGCGCATGAGACGGCCCATGTGGCGTGCCGCCATTGGGCCTCAGACGCGACCAAGCAAACCCTGCTTCAGTATGCCATGATTCCACTGATTTTTACGCCGATGTCCTATCCCGTGTACATCGGAATCTCAGAAGGTCTCAACCTGGGGATTCCACTCGCGTTCCTCAAATTCAGCCGCGGGGACGAGCAGCAGGCAGACTTCCTTGGGCTGCAATATATGTGGAAAGCCGGATATGACCCTGATGCCTACCTTGCCATGTTTGCAAAAATCATTCAGCAGGGACGCAGCACTCCGGGCAGTGTGGCTGGTGTCTTCATGGACCATCCGCCGACACAAGAACGCATCATCAATGCGGAAAAAGAGATCAAGACCATCCTTCCGGAGCGTTCGGAATACCTCTTGTCGGATTCGGAATTTCAGAGCGTTCAGGAACGGTTGAATGACTTTCTCGGCAGAACGAAGAAGATTGAATCGACCAGCAATAAGCCGACTCTTGAAAAGCGTGAACCGAAATCCGGCCAGCCTGGAGACACGAGTAGAGGCCAGACCTCGGCAGACGATAAGCCTCCTGTCCTGAAACGGCGGGATTAG
- a CDS encoding HAMP domain-containing protein, with protein MDWRRQRLPRVFARSRSMRRRVAYSLGVVRLILVPVILLAIYYLFRMGWIVDRIVSVDAAVAMQAERASLVMLDAQRSERNYFLLHDQQDFKSSQQTIENLRNMIQSLRRAQAQEALTIEKMLADLETYQQGMGKAAERVNEAGQPRIDRLRGAIASYEKDLNDILHGARPPGRAGLLRELHDRTSRFDSEIAVAGTEDPILISISGQLQESANSFLSEAAGLESRSWNRVERDHRDAQRLMRRAEWVLGIVSFLTLLISIWASYVLPKEVVQPLLDLKAAVDHAAAGKYEIEFDVQGKGEVVDLANSVRDLIAHVHEKKSDQDISPS; from the coding sequence ATGGATTGGAGACGCCAGCGCCTGCCAAGAGTTTTTGCCCGGTCCAGATCCATGCGCCGCAGGGTCGCCTACAGCCTCGGCGTTGTCCGCCTGATTCTGGTTCCCGTGATCTTGCTGGCCATTTATTACCTGTTCAGAATGGGCTGGATTGTTGATCGTATTGTGAGTGTGGACGCAGCAGTTGCCATGCAGGCAGAGCGCGCTTCTCTCGTAATGCTTGACGCGCAGCGCAGTGAGCGGAACTACTTTTTGCTCCACGATCAGCAGGACTTCAAATCCAGCCAGCAGACCATTGAAAACCTCCGGAACATGATCCAATCGCTTCGCAGGGCACAGGCGCAGGAAGCCCTGACGATCGAAAAAATGCTGGCTGATCTTGAGACCTACCAGCAGGGGATGGGTAAGGCGGCCGAGCGCGTCAACGAAGCGGGGCAGCCGCGGATTGACCGGCTTCGCGGCGCCATAGCATCCTACGAGAAAGATTTGAACGACATCCTTCACGGAGCACGCCCGCCAGGCAGGGCAGGCCTGCTCCGGGAGCTGCACGACCGGACCAGCCGGTTTGATTCCGAGATCGCAGTCGCTGGAACCGAGGACCCCATCCTGATCTCCATTTCCGGACAGCTTCAGGAATCGGCGAACTCGTTTCTGAGCGAGGCCGCGGGGCTGGAGAGCCGGAGCTGGAACCGCGTCGAGCGCGACCACCGTGACGCGCAGAGGCTGATGCGCCGCGCAGAATGGGTGCTGGGCATCGTCTCCTTTCTGACGCTGCTGATCAGCATCTGGGCCAGCTACGTTCTGCCCAAGGAAGTGGTGCAGCCGTTGCTGGACCTCAAAGCGGCGGTGGACCACGCCGCAGCGGGCAAGTATGAAATCGAGTTTGACGTGCAGGGCAAGGGCGAGGTGGTGGACCTCGCCAACAGCGTGCGCGACCTGATTGCCCATGTGCACGAGAAAAAGAGCGACCAGGACATTTCCCCTTCCTGA